A window of the Gemmatimonadota bacterium genome harbors these coding sequences:
- the pstA gene encoding phosphate ABC transporter permease PstA, which produces MKNFWKTGVPFVWLTGSALALCLLMITGLIALVMYNGTGFFWPSDIEAVVFRDGRQAMGQRWDKQEIPASHRTGSGQFRIQLKVGNRDVYGSDFQWIDVSDIQSTDYPVDAVVFERREWGNFYGFIEALYEGETQVSNTWDVLQAQLDNTRERHEQIRQIEKDAIGDLNRQIESLRLKKREIELGDGNADEIGAIDRESRSYWEAYEQLADQLAQLRAANEVYRIDVRLIGGEVRQIATADIVRAYRPNRLGILGKTSVYFSRVAEFLFDEPRESNTEGGVFPAIFGTVMMVFLMSLAAVPFGILAALYLREYAGQGILVRVIRIAVNNLAGVPSIVFGMFGLGFFVYGIGGSIDQFFFSESLPTPTFGTGGILWASLTLALLTVPVMIVSAEEALSAVPSDVRAGSLALGATKLQTILRVVLPGALPGILTGIILVIARGAGEVAPLMITGVVKLAPALPVDGIWPFFHLERKFMHLGFHIYDVGFQSPNVEAARPMVYTTTLLLMGIVLALNLVAILVRNRLRRRVGGATF; this is translated from the coding sequence GTGAAAAATTTTTGGAAAACAGGTGTGCCATTTGTCTGGTTGACCGGCAGTGCGCTGGCGCTTTGTTTGCTCATGATTACAGGGCTGATCGCGCTGGTTATGTACAATGGCACTGGATTTTTTTGGCCCTCGGATATCGAAGCAGTGGTATTCAGAGATGGTCGGCAGGCGATGGGGCAGCGGTGGGATAAGCAGGAGATTCCCGCGTCGCACCGAACGGGATCCGGGCAATTTCGCATTCAGCTCAAAGTGGGCAATCGCGATGTGTATGGCAGCGATTTTCAATGGATAGATGTATCGGATATTCAATCGACGGATTATCCCGTAGATGCGGTGGTTTTTGAGCGGCGCGAGTGGGGCAATTTTTACGGGTTTATCGAAGCGCTGTACGAAGGTGAAACCCAGGTGTCGAATACATGGGATGTGCTGCAAGCACAATTGGATAATACCCGGGAACGTCACGAACAGATTCGGCAAATTGAAAAAGATGCGATTGGCGACTTAAATCGGCAAATTGAAAGCCTGCGCCTGAAAAAACGCGAGATAGAATTGGGTGATGGAAATGCCGATGAAATTGGCGCGATTGATCGAGAGAGCAGGTCCTATTGGGAAGCTTATGAACAATTGGCCGACCAATTGGCGCAGTTGCGAGCGGCCAACGAGGTTTACCGCATAGATGTGCGGTTAATTGGCGGTGAGGTGCGACAGATTGCCACGGCCGATATCGTGCGCGCCTATCGTCCCAACCGACTGGGCATTTTGGGAAAAACGAGCGTTTATTTTTCGCGCGTCGCGGAATTTTTATTTGATGAACCCCGCGAGTCCAATACAGAAGGCGGGGTATTTCCCGCGATCTTTGGCACTGTTATGATGGTTTTTTTAATGAGTTTGGCGGCTGTGCCATTTGGCATCTTAGCCGCGCTCTATTTGCGCGAATACGCCGGGCAGGGTATCTTAGTTAGAGTGATTCGCATTGCGGTTAATAATCTGGCGGGTGTACCTTCTATTGTTTTTGGGATGTTTGGGCTGGGATTCTTTGTTTATGGCATTGGCGGAAGTATCGATCAGTTCTTTTTTTCTGAATCATTGCCCACGCCTACATTTGGTACTGGTGGCATTTTGTGGGCGTCGTTGACTCTGGCATTGCTGACAGTGCCGGTGATGATTGTTTCAGCCGAAGAAGCGCTTTCTGCCGTGCCGAGTGATGTACGTGCCGGGTCGCTGGCACTGGGGGCGACCAAATTGCAAACTATTTTGCGCGTGGTTTTGCCCGGTGCGTTGCCGGGTATTCTCACGGGGATTATTCTCGTGATTGCACGCGGTGCTGGCGAGGTGGCTCCGCTGATGATTACTGGCGTTGTGAAATTGGCTCCTGCGTTGCCCGTAGATGGTATTTGGCCCTTTTTTCACCTGGAACGCAAGTTTATGCATCTGGGTTTTCACATTTACGATGTGGGTTTCCAGTCGCCCAATGTCGAGGCGGCTCGCCCCATGGTATATACGACGACTTTATTGCTGATGGGGATTGTACTGGCTCTGAATCTGGTGGCAATTCTGGTTCGCAATCGGCTTCGCAGGCGCGTTGGTGGTGCGACGTTTTAA